A genomic segment from Tachysurus fulvidraco isolate hzauxx_2018 chromosome 21, HZAU_PFXX_2.0, whole genome shotgun sequence encodes:
- the nadk2 gene encoding NAD kinase 2, mitochondrial isoform X1 — translation MTLHTLRTFLCFRNPFLAIKGCGRLYFHQTGVCGGALQADSGFNPSKVAVVTKTTRYEFEQQRYFCAGLSEEDLKQLLALKGSSYSGLLERHNIHTRNVGHIVDNLQIQGMEVRVVKRGEYDEDTVRWADAIVSAGGDGTMLLVASKVFDKNKPVIGVNTDPERSEGHLCLPVRYTHAFPEALRKLRKGDFRWQWRQRIRMHLEGTGINPTPVDLHEQQLSLEQHTNAHRITTNSQNRRTNETYTSPHLLPVRGLNEIFIGESLSSRVKYKSFKPHLTLSLHRASYYEISIDDGPWEKQKSSGLSVCTGTGSKAWSYNINKLVDQAVEDVLRIAKEKTGLDIPLNQEVIRSVTDAYNEALIFSPEENRIFFSIREPIANRVFSNSRQRGFVSKVCVRSRCWDACMVVDGGTSFEFNDGAIATISLHEEDLLKTVLLDD, via the exons ATGACACTCCATACTTTAAGGACATTTCTCTGCTTTCGAAATCCTTTCCTGGCAATCAAAGGGTGCGGTCGCCTGTATTTTCATCagactggtgtgtgtggaggcgcTTTACAGGCTGACAGCGGTTTCAATCCTTCAAAAGTTGCAGTGGTGACTAAAACTACACGATATGAATTCGAGCAGCAGAGATATTTCTGTGCTGGACTATCAGAAGAGGATCTCAAACAGCTG CTTGCGTTGAAGGGATCCAGTTACAGTGGACTTCTGGAACggcacaacatacacacgcgcaATGTTGGACACATTGTGGATAATCTGCA AATACAAGGCATGGAGGTCCGTGTGGTTAAAAGAGGAGAGTATGATGAAGACACAGTCAGATGGGCAGATGCTATTGTGTCTGCTGGAG GTGATGGCACCATGCTGCTGGTTGCAAGTAAAGTTTTTGATAAGAACAAACCTGTAATAGGAGTCAACACTGACCCAGAACG GTCAGAGGGTCATCTCTGCTTGCCTGTACGCTATACACATGCATTCCCTGAAGCATTACGAAAACTTAGGAAGGGAGACTTCAG GTGGCAGTGGCGTCAGCGGATCCGTATGCACTTAGAGGGCACAGGGATCAACCCCACTCCAGTGGACCTGCACGAGCAACAGTTGAGTTTAGAGCAACACACCAACGCCCACCGAATTACCACCAACTCCCAAAACA GAAGAACAAATGAAACCTACACTTCACCACACCTTCTTCCTGTCCGAGGGCTCAATGAAATCTTCATTGGAGAGTCCCTCTCCTCCAG GGTGAAGTATAAATCCTTCAAACCCCATCTTACCCTCTCGCTCCATAGGGCTTCTTACTATGAGATTTCGATTGATGATGGACCGTGGGAGAAGCAGAAGAGCTCAGGACTTAGCGTTTGCACTGGAACTGGATCCAAAGCTTG GtcttataatattaataaacttgTGGACCAGGCTGTGGAGGATGTCCTTCGAATAG CCAAAGAAAAAACTGGTTTGGATATTCCATTAAACCAGGAAGTCATCAGAAGTG TGACTGATGCATACAACGAAGCTCTCATATTCAGTCCTGAGGAGAACCGTATTTTCTTTAGCATCCGAGAGCCCATCGCCAACAGAGTGTTTTCCAACAGCCGCCAAAGAGGATTCGTAAGCAA GGTGTGTGTCCGCTCAAGGTGCTGGGACGCCTGCATGGTGGTGGATGGAGGAACATCCTTCGAGTTCAATGATGGTGCTATTGCCACTATCAGCTTGCACGAGGAGGACCTGCTGAAAACTGTTCTGCTTGATGATTGA
- the nadk2 gene encoding NAD kinase 2, mitochondrial isoform X2, with protein MTLHTLRTFLCFRNPFLAIKGCGRLYFHQTGVCGGALQADSGFNPSKVAVVTKTTRYEFEQQRYFCAGLSEEDLKQLLALKGSSYSGLLERHNIHTRNVGHIVDNLQIQGMEVRVVKRGEYDEDTVRWADAIVSAGGDGTMLLVASKVFDKNKPVIGVNTDPERSEGHLCLPVRYTHAFPEALRKLRKGDFRWQWRQRIRMHLEGTGINPTPVDLHEQQLSLEQHTNAHRITTNSQNRRTNETYTSPHLLPVRGLNEIFIGESLSSRASYYEISIDDGPWEKQKSSGLSVCTGTGSKAWSYNINKLVDQAVEDVLRIAKEKTGLDIPLNQEVIRSVTDAYNEALIFSPEENRIFFSIREPIANRVFSNSRQRGFVSKVCVRSRCWDACMVVDGGTSFEFNDGAIATISLHEEDLLKTVLLDD; from the exons ATGACACTCCATACTTTAAGGACATTTCTCTGCTTTCGAAATCCTTTCCTGGCAATCAAAGGGTGCGGTCGCCTGTATTTTCATCagactggtgtgtgtggaggcgcTTTACAGGCTGACAGCGGTTTCAATCCTTCAAAAGTTGCAGTGGTGACTAAAACTACACGATATGAATTCGAGCAGCAGAGATATTTCTGTGCTGGACTATCAGAAGAGGATCTCAAACAGCTG CTTGCGTTGAAGGGATCCAGTTACAGTGGACTTCTGGAACggcacaacatacacacgcgcaATGTTGGACACATTGTGGATAATCTGCA AATACAAGGCATGGAGGTCCGTGTGGTTAAAAGAGGAGAGTATGATGAAGACACAGTCAGATGGGCAGATGCTATTGTGTCTGCTGGAG GTGATGGCACCATGCTGCTGGTTGCAAGTAAAGTTTTTGATAAGAACAAACCTGTAATAGGAGTCAACACTGACCCAGAACG GTCAGAGGGTCATCTCTGCTTGCCTGTACGCTATACACATGCATTCCCTGAAGCATTACGAAAACTTAGGAAGGGAGACTTCAG GTGGCAGTGGCGTCAGCGGATCCGTATGCACTTAGAGGGCACAGGGATCAACCCCACTCCAGTGGACCTGCACGAGCAACAGTTGAGTTTAGAGCAACACACCAACGCCCACCGAATTACCACCAACTCCCAAAACA GAAGAACAAATGAAACCTACACTTCACCACACCTTCTTCCTGTCCGAGGGCTCAATGAAATCTTCATTGGAGAGTCCCTCTCCTCCAG GGCTTCTTACTATGAGATTTCGATTGATGATGGACCGTGGGAGAAGCAGAAGAGCTCAGGACTTAGCGTTTGCACTGGAACTGGATCCAAAGCTTG GtcttataatattaataaacttgTGGACCAGGCTGTGGAGGATGTCCTTCGAATAG CCAAAGAAAAAACTGGTTTGGATATTCCATTAAACCAGGAAGTCATCAGAAGTG TGACTGATGCATACAACGAAGCTCTCATATTCAGTCCTGAGGAGAACCGTATTTTCTTTAGCATCCGAGAGCCCATCGCCAACAGAGTGTTTTCCAACAGCCGCCAAAGAGGATTCGTAAGCAA GGTGTGTGTCCGCTCAAGGTGCTGGGACGCCTGCATGGTGGTGGATGGAGGAACATCCTTCGAGTTCAATGATGGTGCTATTGCCACTATCAGCTTGCACGAGGAGGACCTGCTGAAAACTGTTCTGCTTGATGATTGA
- the nadk2 gene encoding NAD kinase 2, mitochondrial isoform X3, with product MTLHTLRTFLCFRNPFLAIKGCGRLYFHQTGVCGGALQADSGFNPSKVAVVTKTTRYEFEQQRYFCAGLSEEDLKQLLALKGSSYSGLLERHNIHTRNVGHIVDNLQIQGMEVRVVKRGEYDEDTVRWADAIVSAGGDGTMLLVASKVFDKNKPVIGVNTDPERSEGHLCLPVRYTHAFPEALRKLRKGDFRWQWRQRIRMHLEGTGINPTPVDLHEQQLSLEQHTNAHRITTNSQNRRTNETYTSPHLLPVRGLNEIFIGESLSSRVKYKSFKPHLTLSLHRASYYEISIDDGPWEKQKSSGLSVCTGTGSKAWSYNINKLVDQAVEDVLRIGCVSAQGAGTPAWWWMEEHPSSSMMVLLPLSACTRRTC from the exons ATGACACTCCATACTTTAAGGACATTTCTCTGCTTTCGAAATCCTTTCCTGGCAATCAAAGGGTGCGGTCGCCTGTATTTTCATCagactggtgtgtgtggaggcgcTTTACAGGCTGACAGCGGTTTCAATCCTTCAAAAGTTGCAGTGGTGACTAAAACTACACGATATGAATTCGAGCAGCAGAGATATTTCTGTGCTGGACTATCAGAAGAGGATCTCAAACAGCTG CTTGCGTTGAAGGGATCCAGTTACAGTGGACTTCTGGAACggcacaacatacacacgcgcaATGTTGGACACATTGTGGATAATCTGCA AATACAAGGCATGGAGGTCCGTGTGGTTAAAAGAGGAGAGTATGATGAAGACACAGTCAGATGGGCAGATGCTATTGTGTCTGCTGGAG GTGATGGCACCATGCTGCTGGTTGCAAGTAAAGTTTTTGATAAGAACAAACCTGTAATAGGAGTCAACACTGACCCAGAACG GTCAGAGGGTCATCTCTGCTTGCCTGTACGCTATACACATGCATTCCCTGAAGCATTACGAAAACTTAGGAAGGGAGACTTCAG GTGGCAGTGGCGTCAGCGGATCCGTATGCACTTAGAGGGCACAGGGATCAACCCCACTCCAGTGGACCTGCACGAGCAACAGTTGAGTTTAGAGCAACACACCAACGCCCACCGAATTACCACCAACTCCCAAAACA GAAGAACAAATGAAACCTACACTTCACCACACCTTCTTCCTGTCCGAGGGCTCAATGAAATCTTCATTGGAGAGTCCCTCTCCTCCAG GGTGAAGTATAAATCCTTCAAACCCCATCTTACCCTCTCGCTCCATAGGGCTTCTTACTATGAGATTTCGATTGATGATGGACCGTGGGAGAAGCAGAAGAGCTCAGGACTTAGCGTTTGCACTGGAACTGGATCCAAAGCTTG GtcttataatattaataaacttgTGGACCAGGCTGTGGAGGATGTCCTTCGAATAG GGTGTGTGTCCGCTCAAGGTGCTGGGACGCCTGCATGGTGGTGGATGGAGGAACATCCTTCGAGTTCAATGATGGTGCTATTGCCACTATCAGCTTGCACGAGGAGGACCTGCTGA